The Hymenobacter sp. GOD-10R genome includes a window with the following:
- a CDS encoding chemotaxis protein CheC: MDLHMTELERDIIREILNIGLARAADSFAIIAQEKVLLEVPNLDIMPVRNILDKVQDYQNGHAVIQSDIKGDFNGTTLMFFSGQHVQRLSRVCLRMNVPESTDINEMQESLLLEISNIITGALVTQLANILKARIYGAPPQAPKGEITEALGNLMLHKPMVQPLIFSVITQFSDKENSVELPLMLFFDRPTFEKILEIIRTYDFLGGVQPS, from the coding sequence ATGGATTTGCACATGACGGAACTAGAGCGGGATATTATCCGCGAAATTCTCAACATCGGCTTGGCCCGAGCGGCTGACTCGTTTGCGATAATTGCGCAGGAAAAAGTTTTGCTCGAAGTACCTAACCTGGATATTATGCCTGTTCGCAATATTCTGGATAAGGTGCAAGACTACCAGAATGGACATGCCGTTATTCAGTCCGACATCAAAGGGGATTTCAACGGTACGACGCTGATGTTTTTCTCCGGGCAACATGTACAGCGGCTTTCCCGCGTTTGCTTACGCATGAATGTGCCGGAGTCTACTGATATCAACGAGATGCAGGAGTCGTTGCTGCTGGAAATCAGCAACATTATCACCGGAGCGTTGGTAACGCAGCTTGCTAACATTCTGAAAGCACGTATTTATGGTGCGCCACCTCAAGCTCCGAAAGGCGAAATAACAGAAGCTCTAGGTAACTTAATGCTGCACAAACCGATGGTGCAGCCGCTGATCTTCTCGGTAATCACACAGTTTTCAGACAAGGAGAATTCTGTCGAGCTGCCGCTCATGCTGTTTTTCGACCGTCCGACCTTCGAAAAAATTCTCGAAATCATTCGCACCTACGATTTCCTAGGAGGTGTTCAGCCTTCTTAA